One window from the genome of Brachionichthys hirsutus isolate HB-005 chromosome 19, CSIRO-AGI_Bhir_v1, whole genome shotgun sequence encodes:
- the LOC137908193 gene encoding metal transporter CNNM4, with protein sequence MATEWSGQQGYILTVIIFLWSAVGGRTEAAAAAASGGSGGGSGGGSQVLGMRLERSDKPSSTNDDGVIQVTEESSVQLRFYGVQLHSGAWTQIRFTEVTDSGGGDRAEEEEEEEGDGGGGVMEAPGGTCVDFTKDISVGTFMNVTGRGTSGLLRVNIKPLRKSEPRKEYALCTRRAGGGGWARLGGGDGRMLVLEEKKSLLPLWLQAILIAGLLTLSGMFSGLNLGLMALDPMELRIVQSCGTDKEKKYARKIEPIRSKGNYLLCSLLLGNVLVNTTLTILLDDLIGSGLGAVAASTVGIVIFGEIVPQALCSRHGLAVGASTIVLTKLFMLLTFPLSFPVSKLLDVLLGQEIGTVYNREKLLEMLRVTEPYNDLEKEELNMIQGALELRTKTVEDVMTPLGHCFLIQADAVLDFNTMSEIMESGYTRIPVYDDERSNIVDVLYVKDLAFVDPDDCTTLKTITKFYNHPVHFVFHDTKLDAMLEEFKKGKSHLAIVQKVNNEGEGDPFYEVLGLVTLEDVIEEIIKSEILDESDLYTDNRNRKKVDPNKNKPDFSAFKHDADSKVKISPQLMLAAHRFLATEVSLFSPFQITEKVLLRLLRHQDVIQELKFNDGDKRSPQHFLYQRGKPADYFLLILQGRVEVEAGNENMKFESGPFSYYGVMALSSPSLAVTPPLSPSVASPPPRRLSLKRFSVFSRFPEFRSPSHGGNLNRSASLSCTERAPESGSVGGSVTQIPGTPFQYVPDFCVRALTDLQFVKITRAQYHHGLLASKLDSAPQSPEGSRTRLDTSISLPPATPPGPRNPVPLAMPPAGRRQSNAPPLGSRAALPQTASSNRRPSQSLPQATPTPSNHAHLQTTPSSTKATFNPYPTQTASLSSKSQQPPDDAPGETVSLLSEQQNCVGPRHAESPPHTPVGTISNAHTESTI encoded by the exons ATGGCGACAGAATGGAGCGGACAGCAGGGTTATATTCTCACTGTCATTATTTTCCTATGGAGCGCCGTGGGTGGGCGGACCgaggctgcggcggcggcggcgtcgggGGGGTCCGGCGGGGGGAGCGGCGGGGGGAGCCAGGTGCTCGGCATGCGGCTGGAGAGGAGCGACAAGCCGTCCAGCACCAATGACGACGGCGTCATCCAGGTGACCGAGGAGAGCTCCGTGCAGCTCCGGTTTTACGGGGTGCAGCTCCACTCGGGCGCCTGGACGCAAATCCGCTTCACGGAGGTGACGGACAGTGGCGGGGGGGAccgggcggaggaggaggaggaggaggagggtgatggcggcggcggcgtgatgGAAGCCCCGGGCGGGACTTGCGTTGACTTCACGAAGGACATCAGCGTCGGGACCTTCATGAACGTCACCGGCCGAGGCACGTCGGGGCTGCTGCGCGTGAACATCAAGCCGCTGCGCAAGAGCGAGCCCCGCAAGGAGTACGCCCTGTGCACGCGGcgcgccggcggcggcggctgggcGCGGCTGGGGGGCGGCGACGGGAGGATGCTGgtgctggaggagaagaagtcTCTGCTGCCCTTGTGGCTGCAGGCCATCCTCATCGCGGGGCTCCTGACGCTCTCCGGCATGTTCAGCGGGCTGAACCTGGGCCTGATGGCGCTGGACCCCATGGAGCTCCGCATCGTCCAGAGCTGCGGCACGGACAAGGAGAAGAAGTACGCCCGGAAGATCGAGCCCATCCGCAGCAAGGGGAACTACCTGCTGTGCTCCCTGCTCCTGGGGAACGTCCTGGTGAACACCACCCTCACCATCCTGCTGGACGACCTGATCGGCTCCGGTCTGGGCGCCGTGGCGGCCTCCACCGTCGGGATCGTGATCTTCGGCGAGATCGTCCCGCAGGCGCTGTGCTCCCGCCACGGGCTGGCCGTGGGGGCCAGCACCATCGTGCTGACCAAGCTGTTCATGCTGCTCACCTTCCCGCTGTCCTTCCCCGTCAGCAAGCTGCTGGACGTCCTGCTGGGACAGGAGATCGGGACGGTGTACAACcgggagaagctgctggagatGCTCCGGGTGACGGAGCCCTACAAcgacctggagaaggaggagctgaacATGATCCAGGGCGCCCTGGAGCTCAGGACCAAGACGGTGGAGGACGTGATGACGCCGCTGGGACACTGCTTCCTGATCCAGGCGGACGCCGTCCTGGATTTCAACACCATGTCCGAGATCATGGAGAGCGGCTACACCCGCATCCCCGTCTACGACGACGAGAGGTCCAACATCGTGGACGTCCTCTACGTGAAGGACCTGGCCTTCGTGGACCCGGACGACTGCACCACGCTGAAGACCATCACCAAGTTCTACAACCACCCGGTTCACTTCGTGTTCCACGACACCAAGCTGGACGCCATGCTGGAGGAGTTCAAGAAAG gtaaATCCCACCTGGCCATCGTCCAGAAGGTGAACAACGAGGGGGAGGGAGATCCTTTCTATGAGGTGCTGGGATTGGTCACGCTGGAGGACGTCATCGAGGAGATCATCAAGTCGGAGATCCTGGATGAGTCTGACCTTTACA CCGACAACAGAAACAGGAAAAAGGTGGATCCCAATAAAAACAAGCCCGACTTCTCGGCCTTCAAGCACGACGCCGACAGCAAGGTGAAGATCTCTCCCCAGCTCATGCTGGCGGCTCATCGCTTCCTGGCTACGG aggtgaGCCTGTTCAGCCCCTTCCAGATCACAGAGAAGGTCCTGCTGAGGCTCCTCAGGCACCAAGACGTCATCCAGGAACTCAAGTTCAACGACGGCGACAAACGCTCGCCGCAGCACTTCCTGTACCAGCGAGGAAAACCCGCCGACtacttcctcctcatcctgcag gggcGCGTGGAGGTGGAAGCCGGAAACGAAAACATGAAGTTTGAGAGCGGTCCGTTCTCCTACTACGGAGTCATGGCTCTCAGCTCGCCGTCGCTGG ctgtcacccctcctctctccccatCAGTGGCGTCCCCCCCTCCACGACGCCTCTCTCTTAAGAGGTTTTCTGTGTTCTCTCGTTTCCCAG AGTTTCGTTCTCCGTCGCACGGGGGCAACCTCAACCGCTCTGCGTCTCTGAGCTGCACCGAGCGCGCTCCGGAAAGCGGCTCCGTCGGCGGGAGCGTCACTCAGATCCCCGGCACCCCCTTCCAGTACGTCCCGGACTTCTGCGTTCGAGCTCTGACGGACCTCCAGTTTGTCAAG ATCACGCGTGCTCAATACCATCACGGTCTTCTGGCATCCAAACTGGACAGCGCCCCCCAGTCTCCAGAGGGCAGTCGCACCCGCCTGGACACGTCCATCTCTTTGCCCCCTGCGACGCCCCCGGGGCCCAGAAACCCCGTACCGCTGGCCATGCCTCCGGCGGGGCGCCGGCAGTCTAACGCCCCGCCGCTGGGCAGCCGCGCGGCTCTGCCCCAGACCGCCTCCTCCAACCGCAGACCGAGCCAATCTCTGCCCCAGGCCACTCCCACTCCCAGCAACCACGCCCACCTCCAAACCACCCCGTCCTCCACGAAAGCGACCTTTAACCCCTACCCGACTCAAACCGCTTCCCTGTCCTCCAAGTCCCAGCAGCCCCCGGACGACGCTCCGGGAGAGACCGTCTCTCTGCTCAGTGAGCAGCAGAACTGTGTGGGCCCCCGCCACGCCGAATCGCCCCCCCACACGCCCGTCGGCACCATCAGTAACGCACACACTGAAAGCACCATCTAA
- the LOC137908191 gene encoding metal transporter CNNM3-like: protein MVASLAGLRFLLTVLLFCGIGYGACSEAPPQVLGLRLENPAGPVCMKDRIVSAPEGSTFTLRLFGTDLNGSWPWVAFAGADAGADGGADGGAAPDPCGDESKRHESAFQVTGAFTEQQDSSGLMTVEVRRRSGAAAGGSARTVHHLCVLRGGSWASSGLDRLRVNTDTAPPPPDYIPPWGLGVLVALLLVACGGLRTVALSLLWLDPVELYVLHSCGSEEEKRAAKRLEPIRRRGNFLTCSLLFLCAVGHSVLGVLLFRVLGSIVSAAFTGGFLVFFLAELVPHIVCSGYGFQMAPALTWLAQVCMIVTCPLSCPLGLILDLALRRDISTCGVRERAMEMIRTSVNDPYSEFVKEEFSRGMLRSKTVEDILTPLKDCFMLPSSVILDFSTMSEVMQSGYTRVPIYEEERSNIVEILYVKDLALVDPDDRTPMTTITKFYNHPLHFVFNDTKLDAMLEEFKKGNSHMAIVQKVNNEGEGDPFYEVLGLVTLEDVIEEIIKSEILDESDGCLGRKVKRPLAAMEIPLESRTVREEFSLFKPPEGEPKIRTSPQLLLATHRFLSREVEHFSPARVSEKVLFHLLRHPSVNQEVPFDPNDRLSAGHYLYTRNHPVDYFILLLQGRVEVEIGKEGLKFDNGAFTYYGVSALTLPSSVHQSPASTQRHSPRDPFEPAEATSPSSYCPDYTVRALTDLQLIRVTRLQYLNALTASRVSQSPDPPEIKILPNSQTKLLNERNVAQGGSIAQESSTEEEAHG from the exons ATGGTGGCCAGCTTGGCGGGTCTACGCTTCCTGTTGACGGTATTATTGTTCTGCGGGATCGGGTACGGAGCCTGCAGCGAAGCCCCCCCGCAGGTTCTGGGGCTGCGACTGGAGAACCCGGCGGGCCCGGTGTGCATGAAGGACCGCATCGTCTCCGCGCCCGAAGGTTCGACGTTCACTCTCCGTCTGTTCGGGACCGACCTGAATGGAAGCTGGCCGTGGGTGGCGTTCGCGGGGGCAGATGCCGGGGCAGACGGCGGGGCAGACGGCGGGGCCGCGCCTGACCCGTGCGGGGACGAGTCCAAACGCCACGAGTCCGCGTTCCAGGTGACGGGCGCGTTCACGGAGCAGCAGGACTCCAGCGGGCTGATGACGGTGGAGGTGCGGCGGAGGAGCGGCGCCGCCGCGGGGGGGAGCGCGCGGACCGTCCACCACCTGTGCGTGCTGCGCGGGGGGAGCTGGGCGTCCTCGGGCCTGGACAGACTGCGGGTGAACACGGAcacggccccccccccgccggacTACATCCCGCCCTGGGGGCTGGGCGTGCTGGTCGCCCTGCTGCTCGTCGCCTGCGGGGGGCTGCGGACCGTCGCGCTGAGCCTGCTGTGGCTGGACCCCGTGGAGCTCTACGTGCTCCACAGCTGCGGCTCCGAGGAGGAGAAGCGGGCTGCCAAGCGGCTGGAGCCGATCCGGAGGAGGGGGAACTTCCTg ACCTGCTCTCTGCTGTTCCTGTGTGCCGTGGGACACTCGGTCCTGGGCGTCCTCCTGTTCCGGGTCCTGGGCTCCATCGTCTCCGCCGCGTTCACCGGCGGGttcctcgtcttcttcctgGCCGAGCTGGTTCCCCACATCGTCTGCTCCGGTTACGGGTTCCAGATGGCGCCGGCTCTGACCTGGCTGGCCCAGGTCTGCATGATCGTCACCTGCCCGCTGTCCTGCCCGCTGGGGCTGATCCTGGACCTGGCTCTGAGGAGGGACATCAGCACCTGCGGCGTGAGGGAGCGGGCGATGGAAATGATCCGCACCAGCGTCAACGACCCGTACAg CGAGTTCGTGAAGGAGGAGTTCAGCCGCGGGATGCTGCGGAGCAAGACGGTGGAGGACATCCTGACCCCCCTGAAGGACTGCTTCATGCTCCCCAGCTCGGTCATCCTGGACTTCTCCACCATGTCGGAGGTCATGCAGAGCGGGTACACCCGAGTGCCCATCTACGAGGAGgagag GTCCAACATCGTGGAGATCCTCTACGTGAAGGACCTGGCGCTGGTGGACCCGGACGACCGCACGCCGATGACCACCATCACCAAGTTCTACAACCACCCGCTGCACTTCGTCTTCAACGACACCAAGCTGGACGCCATGCTGGAGGAGTTCAAGAAAG GTAACTCTCACATGGCCATCGTCCAGAAGGTGAACAACGAGGGGGAGGGGGACCCGTTCTACGAGGTGCTGGGATTGGTCACGCTGGAGGACGTCATCGAGGAGATCATTAAGTCGGAGATCCTGGATGAGTCTGACGGCTGCT tggGCAGGAAGGTGAAGCGTCCCCTCGCCGCCATGGAGATTCCTCTGGAGTCTCGCACCGTCCGTGAGGAGTTCTCTCTCTTCAAGCCTCCTGAAGGAGAACCCAAGATCCGCACCTCCCCTCAGCTCCTGCTGGCGACGCACCGCTTCCTGTCCAGGG AAGTGGAGCACTTCAGCCCCGCGCGTGTATCTGAGAAGGTCCTGTTCCACCTGCTGCGCCACCCCAGCGTCAACCAGGAAGTTCCCTTTGACCCAAACGACCGCCTGAGCGCGGGTCACTACCTGTACACCCGGAACCACCCGGTGGACTacttcatcctgctgctgcag gGCCGCGTGGAGGTGGAGATCGGGAAAGAGGGCCTGAAGTTCGACAACGGGGCGTTCACGTACTACGGCGTGTCTGCTCTGACGCTGCCATCCTCAG tgCACCAGTCTCCAGCATCGACCCAGCGTCACTCCCCCAGGGATCCCTTTGAGCCAGCAGAAGCTACGAGCCCGTCGAGCTACTGCCCCGACTACACCGTCCGAGCGCTCACTGACCTGCAGCTCATACGG GTGACGCGCCTCCAGTATCTGAACGCTCTCACGGCGTCTCGGGTCAGCCAGAGTCCAGATCCTCCAGAGATCAAGATCCTGCCCAACAGTCAGACCAAGCTGCTTAATGAAAGAAACGTCGCACAAG GTGGCAGTATAGCCCAGGAGAGCTCCACAGAAGAGGAGGCTCATGGGTAG